The following coding sequences lie in one Peromyscus maniculatus bairdii isolate BWxNUB_F1_BW_parent chromosome 3, HU_Pman_BW_mat_3.1, whole genome shotgun sequence genomic window:
- the Clec5a gene encoding C-type lectin domain family 5 member A isoform X1: MNWNMIISVLIIVVIKVVGMTLFLLYFPQVFDKSNDGFIPTESYGTTNVQNVSQIFGENNESIMPTRSYETVSPICPKDWDFHQGRCFFFSTSESSWENSRDDCASKESTLAIVNTPQILKYLQDIAGAEKYFVGLRRQPGEREWRWINNSAFNGNVTNESQNFHCVTIGLTKTFDAASCDISYRWICEKTPK; this comes from the exons ATGAACTGGAACATGATCATCTCAGTGCTTATTATAGTAGTTATCAAAGTTGTTGGAATGACCTTATTTCTGCTGTATT TCCCACAGGTTTTTGACAAAAGTAATGATGGCTTCATCCCCACGGAGAGCTACGGAACCACTAATGTGCAGAATG TCTCACAAATCTTTGGGGAAAATAATGAAAGCATCATGCCTACAAGGAGCTATGAGACAG TCTCGCCAATCTGTCCCAAAGACTGGGATTTTCATCAAGGGAGATGCTTCTTCTTCTCCACCTCTGAATCATCTTGGGAAAACAGCAGGGATGACTGTGCATCAAAAGAATCCACACTGGCAATTGTCAACACACCACAGATACTG AAGTATCTTCAGGACATAGCTGGTGCCGAAAAGTACTTCGTTGGTTTGAGACGTCAGCCTGGAGAAAGAGAGTGGCGCTGGATCAACAACTCTGCCTTCAATGGCAA TGTGACGAATGAGAGTCAGAACTTCCACTGTGTCACTATAGGCCTGACAAAGACCTTTGATGCTGCGTCATGTGACATCAGCTATCGCTGGATCTGTGAGAAGACTCCCAAATGA
- the Clec5a gene encoding C-type lectin domain family 5 member A isoform X2, whose product MNWNMIISVLIIVVIKVVGMTLFLLYFSQIFGENNESIMPTRSYETVSPICPKDWDFHQGRCFFFSTSESSWENSRDDCASKESTLAIVNTPQILKYLQDIAGAEKYFVGLRRQPGEREWRWINNSAFNGNVTNESQNFHCVTIGLTKTFDAASCDISYRWICEKTPK is encoded by the exons ATGAACTGGAACATGATCATCTCAGTGCTTATTATAGTAGTTATCAAAGTTGTTGGAATGACCTTATTTCTGCTGTATT TCTCACAAATCTTTGGGGAAAATAATGAAAGCATCATGCCTACAAGGAGCTATGAGACAG TCTCGCCAATCTGTCCCAAAGACTGGGATTTTCATCAAGGGAGATGCTTCTTCTTCTCCACCTCTGAATCATCTTGGGAAAACAGCAGGGATGACTGTGCATCAAAAGAATCCACACTGGCAATTGTCAACACACCACAGATACTG AAGTATCTTCAGGACATAGCTGGTGCCGAAAAGTACTTCGTTGGTTTGAGACGTCAGCCTGGAGAAAGAGAGTGGCGCTGGATCAACAACTCTGCCTTCAATGGCAA TGTGACGAATGAGAGTCAGAACTTCCACTGTGTCACTATAGGCCTGACAAAGACCTTTGATGCTGCGTCATGTGACATCAGCTATCGCTGGATCTGTGAGAAGACTCCCAAATGA